One Saccharopolyspora erythraea NRRL 2338 genomic region harbors:
- a CDS encoding aldose 1-epimerase family protein has protein sequence MWYLDEQSPQRLRQYVGSPAQVAGIDRFCEEDGPARGARRFQVRTGSGLVFDVLPDRGLDLGAASFRGVPLAWISPAGHVGPGHVEHEGTGWQRTFGGGLLTTCGLDQFGAPATDEGQEFGLHGRASGLAAQQVNTVADGRLEVTGRLRQTRLFGENIVLDRAITTELGSRAVTVTDTVTNEGFEPQPHMVLYHMNLGWPLLDSGSVLRVPGAEPVARDAEAERGLGSWDTFTAPSPGFAEQVFRHDFAEPGPAEARLLNPDLGLSLAIRFDTRRLPGLFQWKMLGAGTYVLGIEPANCRVIGGRAAARAAGELPVLEPGESRSYAVEVEVAEA, from the coding sequence GTGTGGTACTTGGACGAGCAGTCACCGCAGCGGTTGCGGCAGTACGTGGGATCGCCGGCCCAGGTGGCCGGCATCGACCGGTTCTGCGAGGAGGACGGACCGGCCAGGGGCGCCCGCCGGTTCCAGGTGCGCACCGGGTCGGGGCTGGTGTTCGACGTGCTGCCGGACCGCGGCCTCGACCTCGGGGCGGCGAGCTTCCGGGGTGTGCCGCTGGCCTGGATCTCCCCCGCCGGGCACGTCGGACCCGGGCACGTCGAGCACGAGGGCACGGGCTGGCAACGCACTTTCGGCGGAGGGCTGCTCACCACCTGCGGCCTCGACCAGTTCGGCGCGCCCGCCACCGACGAGGGCCAGGAGTTCGGGCTGCACGGCAGGGCGAGCGGACTCGCCGCCCAGCAGGTCAACACCGTGGCCGACGGGCGGCTGGAGGTCACCGGCAGGCTCCGGCAGACGCGGTTGTTCGGCGAGAACATCGTGCTGGACCGCGCCATCACCACCGAACTGGGCTCGCGCGCGGTCACCGTCACCGACACCGTGACCAACGAGGGCTTCGAGCCGCAGCCGCACATGGTGCTCTACCACATGAACCTCGGCTGGCCGCTGCTCGACAGCGGCAGCGTCCTGCGCGTCCCCGGGGCCGAACCCGTCGCGCGCGACGCCGAAGCCGAGCGCGGGCTCGGCTCCTGGGACACCTTCACCGCGCCCAGCCCGGGTTTCGCCGAACAGGTCTTCCGCCACGACTTCGCCGAGCCCGGACCGGCCGAGGCGCGGCTGCTCAACCCGGATCTGGGGCTGTCGCTGGCCATCCGCTTCGACACCAGGCGGCTTCCCGGGCTGTTCCAGTGGAAGATGCTCGGTGCAGGCACCTACGTGCTCGGCATCGAGCCCGCCAACTGCCGGGTGATCGGCGGCCGCGCCGCCGCCCGCGCCGCGGGCGAGCTTCCGGTGCTGGAGCCGGGCGAGTCGCGGTCCTACGCCGTCGAGGTCGAGGTGGCCGAGGCCTGA
- a CDS encoding serine hydrolase, whose translation MGFADRLREALEPGWADFPGRVGFAAWDLDEREPVLFGARRVVHPASTIKVLVMLTALREVQRGGLALDTEVRFPDERVGGAGVLKDLPGLRCLELADAITLMISISDNTATNAVIEAVGFEAVGELAAELGCEGTQVQRLLMRVQDPGRNTTCALDQARILDSLARGTVLPPRLTQHALWVLSRQQVRDRLPALLPEGARCWNKTGEIDGSRHDVALIGDHERPRAVVAVLVDELADHRAGAARIAGLGLSVYEALD comes from the coding sequence TCGCTTGCGCGAGGCGCTCGAGCCGGGCTGGGCGGACTTCCCCGGCCGGGTCGGGTTCGCCGCATGGGACCTCGACGAGCGGGAACCGGTCCTGTTCGGCGCTCGGCGGGTGGTGCACCCGGCCAGCACGATCAAGGTCCTGGTGATGCTCACCGCCCTGCGGGAGGTCCAGCGCGGCGGCCTCGCGCTGGACACCGAGGTGCGGTTCCCCGACGAGCGGGTCGGCGGCGCCGGGGTGCTCAAGGACCTGCCGGGCCTGCGGTGCCTCGAGCTGGCCGATGCCATCACCCTGATGATCTCCATAAGCGACAACACGGCCACCAACGCTGTGATCGAGGCGGTCGGCTTCGAGGCGGTCGGCGAGCTGGCCGCGGAGCTCGGCTGCGAGGGCACGCAGGTCCAGCGGCTGCTCATGCGGGTGCAGGACCCCGGCCGCAACACCACCTGCGCGCTGGACCAGGCCCGCATCCTCGACTCCCTCGCCAGGGGAACGGTTCTTCCGCCGCGGCTCACCCAGCACGCGTTGTGGGTGCTGTCGCGGCAGCAGGTCCGGGACCGCCTGCCCGCGCTGCTGCCGGAAGGCGCGCGGTGCTGGAACAAGACCGGCGAGATCGACGGTTCCCGCCACGACGTCGCGCTGATCGGCGACCACGAGCGCCCGCGCGCGGTGGTGGCGGTGCTCGTCGACGAGCTGGCCGACCACCGCGCGGGCGCGGCCCGCATCGCCGGTCTCGGGCTCAGCGTCTACGAGGCGCTGGACTGA